The uncultured Methanolobus sp. sequence GTGGTCAGAAGCTGGTTTTCAGTGTCTGCAGGGACATTACCGACAAAAAGAGGGCCGAAGAAATGCTCAGACAGGCAGAGCAGAAATACAAACATGCATACAAACTCTTGAAAGAAGTTATTGAGAGTCCAAAGGATGTTGTTATATTCGCTCTGGATAAAAATTATCATTACATTACTTTTAATGAGAATCACCAGATGACGATGGAATATATATGGGGTACTAAAATTGAAATTGGTTCCAATATACTTGATTACATCAAAAGTCCCGAAGACAGAAAAAAAGCAAAAAGCAATTTTGATAGAGTACTTGCAGGAGAAGCCTTCACTATTGTTGAAGAATACGGTGATTCCTTATTAGAAAGAAAATGGTACGAAAACGTGTACAGTCCCCTGGAAGATGATGAGGGGAATGTTGTCGGGCTTACATTGTTCTTAACGGACATAACTGAAAGTAAACAGGCTGAAATGGCTCTTCTTCAGGCAAAAACATTGGCTGAAGAATCGAATAAAATAAAAACCGAGTTCATTGCAAACATGAGCCACGAACTTCGTACACCTCTTAATTCAGTAATTGGTTTTTCCCAGGTATTAAATGATGAGCTATTTGGCGAGTTAAACGATAAGCAAAATCATTATGTCTGCAATATACTTAAAAGTGGGACTCATCTCCTGAAATTGATAAATGATATCCTTGATATTTCAAAAATCGAATCTGGCAGCATGGAATATTATCCCGAAACGATTGATCTTTACGAAGAAATATATAAGGTTATGATATTGACAGGTCCCCTGTTCAAAGAGAAAAGTCATGATTTTGAAGTAAACTTCGAATTTGAGAAGCTTGAAATTAATGCTGACAGGTTAAAGATCAAACAGGTTATCTATAATCTTCTTAGCAACGCTATTAAATTCACACCTGAAAAAGGTAAAGTGCAACTTAATTCTAAAATTGTGGACGGCAATGCTGAGATATCCGTATCTGACAATGGTATAGGTATTCCTCATGATCTGCAAAGAACAATATTCAATCCATTTAAACAGGTTAGCTCTTTTGCAAATCGTAATCATGATGGAACAGGATTGGGACTCGCTATTGCCAAACATTACATTGAGATGCATTCAGGAGAAATCGCTGTTGAAAGCGAACCTGGTAAAGGTAGTACTTTCACCGTTAGAATACCACTTGATCAGGCTCAGTAATCTTCCCTGAAATAGATGTCCCGATCAAAGAGCAAGCGCCAGAGGTCAGCTTTGGTATCAGCCCTGTCAGCATCAATGCTTGCTCCCCTTCCAGCTATTTTTACGATAATATCCTCTTTTGTGAGATCGATTTCTGATATTCTGCTATCCATCCTGCTGTAATCCATGCCATCAGCTATCCTTAAAATGGCTGAAAGTTTGAGTATATCATCCCGCATCTGGGGTGGGAGAATAAAGAATTTCTTTTTCAGGGATAGTTTTTCCAGTTTTCCCAGGTCTATTCTTTTCTTGTGCAGGAATGTTATCCATGGGAGAAATGTACATAGAGGATATGGAAGTTCATCAGGGCATGTTTCTGAGAGAATTTCCCGTCCGACCTTATGATGCTTATTTGCACCGGTCATAACGCCTATATCATGAACAACTGAAGCAATTCTTAAGGTATGAAGCAACTCACTGCGCAAATGATGTATGCTTTTAAGTTCCTTAAACAACCGGTAGGAGTTTTCCGCAACTTTCCTTGCATGTTCTCTTTCAATGCCGTATTCCTTGATTATTTCCTGAAGAGGTGAATATTTGACAGTTCTATTTTCAGTATCAATCTTATAATTCAAAATACTGGCATTTTTCCTGACATTTTTCATGAAAAGCTTAAGACCATTATCAAATTTTGAACTGCTTCCCGGAGTAAGTACTTCATCATCCCTGAGATATTCAGCTATTTGGTTCAGTTCAGATTCCGTACCATCGCCTGTGAGTTCAACTTCCAGTTCAAGATAACTTTTCCTGGATTTATCACAGGTAAGAACCACATCATCAAAGCTCATCTCTGCAACATTTCTCTGGTCGATGCCCAGAAGGAAATCCGTTCTTTTGTGTGTTACAGTGAACAAAGGAAAAAGTTCGCCAGAACCTATCATGGAAAGTACTCTTTCCCTGAGAACACAATTATCCCATTCTTTCACAGGCAGCTTTTCAGTAAGTGTGAACTCGAGTTCTTCTCTCATGTGTATAAGAGAGCCTGAAGTGGAAAGTGATTTTAATGTATAGGTGACTTTGTCCTCTTTTTCGCGGCAGCGGAATGAAAAGCCAGAAGCATAAATTGCCATATCCATGGTATCAATATATGTGTCGATGAATTCCTTGTCGACAGGTTTGCCTACACTGAACCTTTTTATCGATGTCATGCCTTTGAGTTTTTCAAAGGTATCACGTTTTGGTATGAGAAATTTAGCTTCGATTTCCATACTGAGGAATATGTTTCAAGAGTAAAAAAGTTTCTTCTATATACTCGACTCTGATAAAAAATAGGTCATATGGAGTTAAAATTAGAAATAGAACGTTTTTAATCAGGAATTGGTTGTAGATACGGCTCCTTTTTTCATGAACACGTAGGACCCATCTCCTCTGCTGACAAATCCCATCTTTTCCCAGAAACCAATTGCTTTAGGCCTTACTCTGTCCGCAACAATCATATTGAACTGTGATTTTAAATAATCGATTGTCTTTTTCCCATAGTGTCTACCTTCAAATTCCGGGAAAATGTTGATGGAGTAGATTATAAGGATTTTATTGTTTTCCTTTCCCCTGGCTTTTCCAACTCTTATGCCTCTCCTGTCTATGTTCATCCACCTGCATTCAGATCCATGTGTGGGTGGAAGCAGTGTAAATTTGAGTTCCTGGGGCATGTTCATACTATCCTTGATGTATGAAGGCTCTTAGTTCAGTTTTCGGTATAGCTGTGCGTTTGGTACTACAGGTTCAAAGTGGTCCTGAAGTATCCCCGGCATTTTCTGGGTTTGTTCGGTTGCGAAATAGCCGCCATCAAGAGAATCGTGGAACATCTGCATTACTTCTACCCTCTCGGCTTCGTTGAAGTGCAGGAGCACATTCTTGCATAGAACGAGGTTCAGGCCTGTCCTTACAGGTTTCATATCCAGAAGATTGTGTTTTGTATATTCCACACTTCTTCTGATCTCATCGGCTATCTGGTAGTGATCAGGCTCGTCTGCAGGTGAGAAATATTTCTCAAAGATAGGTTTTGGTATTCTCTGCACCATTTCCCTTGGATAGATTCCTTCCTTGATAATATCGCCGAAAAGGTTACTGTTATCAATGTCTGTTGCATGTATCTTTACGTTCCTGAAAATCATTCCCATATTCTCTCTTAACACTATAGCCAGGGAATATGGCTCAGGCCCCATCGCACAACCTGCATCCCATATATGGATATATCTCCTGCTTCTAAGTTCCGGAATTACATAATCTCTGATCATTTCCAGCGTTTGCATGTCCCTGAAGAAGTACGTGAATGCCATAATTTTTCTCTCCTATATTGAAAAGAAACCCATGTACCTGAATATATATATAATGTACAAAAATCGGGGAAGTATGGCCACATTCTTTGATGCTGGTAATCAAATGTAAAGGTTGAAAACCAAAGTTCACAAAAATCCAAGAATAAACAATAAACTGTCTCTGTAGAATTCCTGGCATTAAAACATTAAGGAAGTTTGTAAACTGATCTATCGTAAGTCACGAATAACTTGATTGATCCCGAAGGTTCCGGCGGAGCCGGCGTTCTCCCAAAATAAGAAACAAAATAGTCTGCAAATCCCTTGTACTTTCTTCCCAAGACTCATGCAAAATTCTCTGTGCAAATGCAATAGCCTTCGTAATTATCTTCTGTGCAGCAACATCGGAATGTGCCGCCTTCGGCAGTTGGTGGCTTTGCTTTTAGATTGCAAGTTGTTTTTGTGGAAATAAAAAGAGCTATGTTTGTGTCACTCACATAAACAGAAAGTCTACAGAGTCAATAAACTAAAAAGTTAAAAAAGAAATGTAAACAAATAAAAGTTAAATCCTGCCGTCTCAGGCAAGATTTGCGATTTCCTGTACTTCCTTTTTGTCCATGACCTTTGCCAGGTCAAGAAGTATCAGAAGACGGTCATCGATTTTTCCTACACCGGTTATGTACTCCCGGCTGATATTTGACGTCACAAGTTCAGGTGCAGGATCTACACTTGACTTTGGAATTCTCAGGACTTCGTTGACAGAATCAACTATCATTCCGACAACATTTTCGCCTATCTCAACAACAATTATGCGTGAATGTGCATCTACTTCCTTGGAAACAAGATTGAAGCGCTTGTCAAGGTTAATGACAACGATAATCCTGCCACGGAGATTAATAACTCCTTCCACAAATTCAGGAGACTGGGGGATCTGAGTGATCTCAGGCATCCTGATGATCTCCTGGACTTTCATAATCTCTACGCCAAACTCCTCGCCACCCAGCTGGAAAACTACCATCTGTAATAACTCATCAGTCGGACCATTTCCGGATATTGAAACATCTTTCATATTCTCATCTCATTATACGAGGATTTGTTCCTCTCTCTCTGTTTCTTTCCTTTCCCCGGGGCTAGGAGTATTCCCGCCATTCATGGAAACGGATTCTAAAATAAATTTGTCAACTACGACTTTCATATCAGCTGCAAGTCTTGAAAGATCTCCTGCTGAACTTGAAAGCTCCTGCATTGTTGCACTCTGTTGTTCTACAGCTGCTGATGCTTCTTCAGTTCCTGCAGCGGATTTTTCAGATATTGAGCTAACTTCTTCTATTGAGGAAGTAACTTCTTCAATGGAAGCAGACTGCTCCTGGGCAGCAGCAGCAATATCCTGTATCATGTTAGCTATAAGTGTACCTGCATCTACTACCTGTTCAACAACCTGCACTGCTTCATTCAGGGCAAGTGCACCGGTATCAACTTCAGCTGAACCCTGCTGCATTGAAGTAACTGCATTGTGAGTTCCTTCCTGGATCTCGCCTATAAGTGTTGATATCTGCTTTGCCGCATTACCTGAATCTTCTGCAAGCTTTCTTACTTCATCTGCCACCACTGCAAATCCACGTCCATGTTCTCCTGCACGCGCTGCTTCAATAGCTGCATTAAGGGCAAGTAGGTTGGTCTGGTCTGCAATGTTTGTGATCAGGTTAACAATTTCTCCAATTTGTTTGGATTTGCCATCAAGTTCCATAATAACACCTGATGAATCTGAAGTTGCAGTTCGGATTGAATCCATCTTGACGAGGAGGTCCTTTGCAATTGTACCAAGGTTGCTTATCAGGTCATTGGAATCTTTTGCGTTCTCTGCCGCTTTCTGCGAGTTAGTTGCAACTTCCTGCACTGTCATGGTCATATCAACCATTGCACGGGATACTTCTTCTGTTTTAGAAGCCTGGCTCTGTGCACCTCTTGATATCTCTGAAACGGTATCAGTTACCTGATATGATGATGCTGACATTTCTTCAACTGAAGCAGACAT is a genomic window containing:
- a CDS encoding CheR family methyltransferase; this encodes MAFTYFFRDMQTLEMIRDYVIPELRSRRYIHIWDAGCAMGPEPYSLAIVLRENMGMIFRNVKIHATDIDNSNLFGDIIKEGIYPREMVQRIPKPIFEKYFSPADEPDHYQIADEIRRSVEYTKHNLLDMKPVRTGLNLVLCKNVLLHFNEAERVEVMQMFHDSLDGGYFATEQTQKMPGILQDHFEPVVPNAQLYRKLN
- a CDS encoding CYTH domain-containing protein — its product is MEIEAKFLIPKRDTFEKLKGMTSIKRFSVGKPVDKEFIDTYIDTMDMAIYASGFSFRCREKEDKVTYTLKSLSTSGSLIHMREELEFTLTEKLPVKEWDNCVLRERVLSMIGSGELFPLFTVTHKRTDFLLGIDQRNVAEMSFDDVVLTCDKSRKSYLELEVELTGDGTESELNQIAEYLRDDEVLTPGSSSKFDNGLKLFMKNVRKNASILNYKIDTENRTVKYSPLQEIIKEYGIEREHARKVAENSYRLFKELKSIHHLRSELLHTLRIASVVHDIGVMTGANKHHKVGREILSETCPDELPYPLCTFLPWITFLHKKRIDLGKLEKLSLKKKFFILPPQMRDDILKLSAILRIADGMDYSRMDSRISEIDLTKEDIIVKIAGRGASIDADRADTKADLWRLLFDRDIYFREDY
- a CDS encoding chemotaxis protein CheW — translated: MKDVSISGNGPTDELLQMVVFQLGGEEFGVEIMKVQEIIRMPEITQIPQSPEFVEGVINLRGRIIVVINLDKRFNLVSKEVDAHSRIIVVEIGENVVGMIVDSVNEVLRIPKSSVDPAPELVTSNISREYITGVGKIDDRLLILLDLAKVMDKKEVQEIANLA